A genomic segment from Candidatus Brocadia sinica JPN1 encodes:
- the groL gene encoding chaperonin GroEL (60 kDa chaperone family; promotes refolding of misfolded polypeptides especially under stressful conditions; forms two stacked rings of heptamers to form a barrel-shaped 14mer; ends can be capped by GroES; misfolded proteins enter the barrel where they are refolded when GroES binds), which translates to MAAKQLLYDEDARKLLQKGIKQLADTVRVTMGPTGRNVILEKGFGSPSVTKDGVTVAKEIELKNPFENMGAKMVCEVASKTSDVAGDGTTTATIFAEAIFNEGLKNVVAGANPMAIKRGIDKAVEVVVAELKKLSKPIKGRAEIAQVGTISANNDTSIGNLLADAMEKVGKDGVITVEEAKGIETTLTVVEGMQFDKGYLSPYFITDAQNLEVVLEDVYILIHEKKISGMKDLLPLLEKIATSGKPLLIISEDVEGEALATLVVNKLRGVLSCAAVKAPGFGDRRKAMLEDIAILTKGRAITEDLGLKLESIGIEDLGRAKRITIDKDNTTIIQGNGKKADIQARIAQIKNQIEQTTSNYDKEKLSERLAKLAGGVAVIHVGAATEAEMNEKKARVEDALHATRAAVEEGIVPGGGVVFIRAIPALDEARKKFKGDEKVGVDIIAKVLESPLRQIASNTGVDGSVVVEEVKELSTNMGYDANTGNYVDMFDAGIVDPAKVSRVALQNAASVAGLLLTTETIITELKEDEEEKEIEGSIH; encoded by the coding sequence ATGGCAGCAAAACAGTTACTTTATGATGAAGATGCCAGAAAGTTGCTCCAAAAAGGGATTAAGCAGCTCGCCGATACCGTTCGGGTAACCATGGGCCCTACGGGAAGAAACGTGATCCTTGAAAAAGGTTTTGGTTCACCTTCAGTTACGAAAGACGGTGTAACGGTTGCTAAGGAAATTGAACTGAAAAATCCCTTTGAAAATATGGGCGCAAAGATGGTTTGTGAGGTTGCATCAAAAACCAGCGATGTTGCCGGAGATGGTACCACCACGGCTACCATTTTTGCCGAAGCTATCTTTAACGAAGGTCTGAAGAACGTGGTAGCCGGCGCAAACCCAATGGCAATTAAAAGAGGTATCGATAAAGCTGTGGAGGTTGTGGTTGCGGAACTGAAGAAGTTAAGCAAACCGATAAAGGGGCGCGCTGAAATTGCCCAGGTGGGGACGATTTCTGCTAACAACGATACTTCGATCGGAAATCTGCTGGCCGATGCTATGGAAAAGGTTGGCAAAGACGGGGTAATTACCGTAGAAGAAGCGAAAGGAATTGAAACTACCCTGACGGTTGTAGAGGGCATGCAATTTGACAAGGGGTACCTTTCACCGTACTTTATTACTGATGCGCAGAATTTGGAGGTTGTCCTCGAAGATGTCTATATTTTGATCCATGAGAAAAAGATATCAGGCATGAAAGACCTTCTTCCCCTGCTGGAAAAAATCGCCACCAGTGGAAAACCTTTACTGATTATTTCTGAGGATGTGGAAGGTGAAGCGCTGGCAACCCTGGTGGTAAATAAACTCCGTGGCGTGTTGAGTTGCGCAGCCGTAAAGGCGCCGGGCTTCGGAGATCGCCGGAAGGCAATGTTAGAGGATATTGCCATATTAACGAAAGGACGCGCTATTACAGAGGATTTAGGCTTAAAGCTGGAAAGCATAGGAATTGAAGACCTTGGTCGTGCAAAACGGATTACTATTGATAAGGATAATACGACGATTATTCAGGGTAACGGAAAGAAAGCGGATATACAGGCCAGAATTGCTCAAATTAAAAATCAGATCGAACAAACAACCTCCAATTATGATAAGGAAAAACTGAGCGAGAGACTTGCAAAATTGGCGGGGGGGGTGGCTGTTATCCATGTAGGTGCTGCTACTGAGGCAGAGATGAACGAGAAAAAAGCGCGTGTGGAAGATGCACTGCATGCAACGCGGGCTGCGGTCGAAGAGGGCATTGTGCCGGGAGGCGGCGTTGTCTTTATTCGGGCAATACCGGCTCTCGATGAGGCACGGAAAAAATTCAAAGGCGATGAAAAAGTTGGTGTGGACATCATTGCGAAGGTGCTTGAGTCCCCTTTACGTCAAATTGCCTCAAACACAGGCGTTGATGGCTCGGTGGTCGTTGAAGAAGTGAAAGAACTGTCGACCAATATGGGATACGATGCCAATACGGGAAATTACGTGGATATGTTTGACGCAGGGATTGTGGATCCGGCAAAGGTGTCGCGAGTTGCCTTGCAGAATGCCGCTAGCGTTGCCGGGCTCCTGTTGACTACAGAAACCATAATTACCGAATTAAAGGAAGACGAAGAAGAAAAAGAGATTGAAGGCAGTATCCATTAA
- the dnaJ gene encoding molecular chaperone DnaJ, translated as MEEDFYKVLGVDRNASAEEIKKAYRKIALKYHPDRNPGNKEAEQIFKKAAEAYGVLGDSDKRRKYDQFGMDGLRGTETHGYSTFEDIFDAFGDIFGGGSIFEDFFGGGRGRGKAARRGASLKCDIEVDFKDVAVGVEKKIELTRREVCDTCRGTGAREGTSPVTCPYCRGKGEVQQSQGFFTLRTTCPKCHGNGKIIESPCTKCGGSGRYPKKSIISIQVPPGVEDSTRLRLSGQGEPGENGAPPGDLYCDIHVKPHPIFKRQGDDVICEVPIPFAQAALGCTIDVPTLTGNIIQVKIPKGTQNNEVVPIRGEGFPNLHGYGKGNLLVQVIVEVPTKMTPRQEELLREFAELEKKNVSPRQKKFFEKMKNFFV; from the coding sequence ATGGAAGAAGATTTTTACAAAGTACTCGGTGTTGATAGAAACGCAAGTGCAGAAGAGATAAAAAAGGCGTATCGAAAGATTGCCTTAAAATATCATCCCGACAGAAATCCCGGAAATAAAGAAGCTGAACAGATATTTAAGAAGGCCGCAGAGGCTTATGGTGTATTAGGAGACAGTGACAAGAGAAGGAAATATGATCAATTTGGGATGGATGGCCTGAGAGGTACGGAAACTCATGGATATAGCACATTTGAAGATATTTTTGACGCCTTTGGAGACATTTTTGGTGGCGGAAGTATCTTCGAAGACTTTTTTGGGGGGGGGAGAGGGCGTGGAAAGGCTGCCAGGAGAGGAGCGAGTCTAAAGTGTGATATTGAGGTTGATTTTAAAGATGTTGCTGTCGGTGTTGAAAAAAAGATTGAGCTAACGAGAAGAGAAGTCTGTGACACGTGTCGCGGGACCGGTGCACGAGAGGGCACTTCCCCGGTAACCTGTCCGTATTGCAGAGGTAAAGGGGAGGTGCAGCAGTCGCAAGGTTTTTTCACATTGCGTACAACGTGTCCTAAATGCCATGGTAATGGTAAAATTATAGAGTCTCCCTGTACGAAATGTGGTGGTTCGGGGCGTTATCCAAAAAAGTCGATCATCTCGATTCAGGTTCCGCCTGGTGTGGAAGATAGTACACGGCTGAGGTTATCAGGGCAAGGGGAACCAGGTGAAAACGGGGCGCCTCCTGGGGATCTGTATTGTGATATCCATGTGAAACCCCACCCGATCTTTAAGCGGCAAGGGGATGATGTTATTTGTGAGGTCCCGATTCCTTTTGCGCAGGCGGCTTTGGGTTGTACCATTGACGTGCCTACCCTTACCGGCAATATTATCCAGGTAAAGATACCCAAAGGAACACAAAATAATGAGGTTGTTCCGATACGGGGAGAAGGTTTTCCCAACCTGCACGGGTATGGTAAGGGTAACCTCCTGGTACAGGTGATTGTTGAAGTGCCTACAAAAATGACTCCGAGGCAGGAGGAGTTATTGCGTGAATTTGCAGAACTGGAGAAAAAAAATGTTTCTCCCCGGCAAAAGAAATTTTTCGAGAAAATGAAGAATTTTTTTGTTTAG
- a CDS encoding MOSC domain-containing protein: MKEARILSIQVGLPKTLSGTGTTGSDKKSWTTGIFKTAVCGSVWLNKLNLAGDAQADLSVHGGSHKAVNVYPSEHYPQWKQEFQIQDMPYGAFGENFTTCDLLEDEVCIGDVFQAGGAIVQVSQPRQPCWKIEQRWGVRDLATRIKQTGKTGWYFRVLQEGSVEAGNTLILRDRPFPQWTVAAAYVIMRNRRTDVTAAQALAQCPPLSPRWQQNLIFQK; this comes from the coding sequence ATGAAAGAAGCAAGAATCCTCTCAATTCAGGTTGGCTTGCCCAAAACGCTCAGCGGAACCGGGACAACCGGATCGGATAAAAAATCCTGGACGACAGGCATCTTCAAGACGGCGGTTTGCGGTTCTGTATGGCTGAACAAACTCAACCTTGCCGGAGACGCACAGGCAGACTTATCAGTCCACGGCGGCTCACACAAGGCGGTTAATGTGTATCCATCCGAGCATTACCCTCAGTGGAAGCAGGAATTTCAGATACAGGATATGCCGTACGGCGCCTTCGGAGAAAATTTTACGACCTGCGATTTACTTGAAGACGAGGTTTGCATCGGTGATGTGTTTCAGGCCGGCGGGGCCATTGTGCAGGTTTCACAACCCCGGCAACCCTGCTGGAAGATAGAACAGAGATGGGGTGTCAGGGATCTGGCTACGCGTATTAAACAGACAGGGAAGACCGGCTGGTATTTTCGTGTCTTGCAGGAGGGATCTGTGGAGGCCGGAAATACCTTAATTCTTAGAGATCGGCCTTTCCCGCAGTGGACCGTTGCCGCAGCGTACGTAATCATGCGTAACCGCAGAACTGATGTTACGGCAGCACAGGCATTAGCCCAATGTCCGCCGCTTTCTCCGCGGTGGCAGCAAAACTTAATCTTTCAGAAATGA
- the amrS gene encoding AmmeMemoRadiSam system radical SAM enzyme, with protein sequence MITRRSLLKAGVLGTCSLCLGDTLEAWAEDVYTPEALKGMNQGFPVKEAMHYKKLEDLRVECELCPRKCTIADMERGYCGVRENRGGTYYTLVHSRVCALNVDPIEKKPLFHYLPGTKAYSLATAGCNVECKFCQNWQISQYRPEQIESIKLTPEDAAKDASMNGSKTIAFTYSEPVVFYEYMYDTARLGNERGLKSVMISNGYIQEKPLTELCRHLSAVKIDLKGFTEKFYQETCTGELKPVLNTLVTLKKIGIWFEIVMLVIPTLNDSEKELKDMCVWVKENLGADVPVHFTRFHPTYKIKNLPPTPVKTLEMARKIAIDTGLHFPYVGNVPGHEGENTYCPHCRNILIKRAGFSILENHLKENKCKNCDQFIPGVWT encoded by the coding sequence ATGATTACCAGAAGATCGTTATTAAAGGCAGGGGTATTGGGGACGTGCAGTCTTTGTCTTGGAGACACATTGGAAGCATGGGCGGAGGATGTCTATACCCCTGAAGCGCTGAAAGGCATGAACCAGGGGTTCCCCGTAAAAGAGGCCATGCATTACAAGAAACTGGAAGATCTCAGGGTAGAATGCGAACTCTGTCCCCGGAAATGCACCATTGCTGATATGGAACGTGGCTACTGTGGTGTACGGGAAAATCGTGGCGGCACGTATTACACCCTGGTGCATTCCCGTGTCTGCGCCCTGAATGTAGACCCTATCGAAAAGAAACCCCTGTTCCACTATTTGCCAGGCACAAAGGCTTATTCTCTGGCAACAGCGGGATGCAACGTTGAGTGCAAATTCTGCCAGAACTGGCAGATCTCTCAATATCGGCCTGAACAGATAGAAAGCATCAAACTAACACCTGAGGATGCGGCAAAGGATGCCAGCATGAACGGCAGCAAAACGATAGCCTTCACCTATTCAGAACCCGTGGTCTTTTATGAATACATGTATGACACGGCTCGATTAGGTAATGAGCGCGGCTTGAAAAGCGTAATGATATCAAACGGTTACATTCAGGAAAAACCCTTAACAGAGTTGTGCCGACACCTGAGTGCAGTGAAGATCGACCTGAAAGGTTTTACTGAAAAATTCTACCAGGAGACCTGCACCGGCGAGCTGAAACCTGTTTTAAATACTCTGGTGACGTTGAAGAAGATTGGGATATGGTTTGAGATTGTTATGCTTGTGATACCAACACTCAATGATAGTGAAAAGGAATTGAAGGACATGTGTGTCTGGGTTAAGGAAAATCTTGGGGCTGACGTACCTGTCCATTTTACCCGCTTTCATCCAACTTACAAGATCAAGAATCTACCGCCAACGCCGGTAAAGACCCTGGAGATGGCGAGAAAAATTGCCATTGACACGGGTCTTCACTTCCCTTACGTGGGCAATGTGCCGGGGCACGAAGGAGAAAACACCTACTGTCCACATTGCCGGAATATCCTTATTAAACGGGCTGGTTTCTCTATCCTGGAAAACCATCTGAAAGAGAATAAATGCAAAAATTGTGACCAATTCATACCGGGGGTGTGGACTTGA
- a CDS encoding biotin--[acetyl-CoA-carboxylase] ligase, translated as MQDRLIPEEITKELRTKVVGSAVVTYERTTSTMDIAKKIARTGFKNGTVIFTEEQTRGRGRSGNSWCCPRHKGLLFTLLLSHNIQHDRLCLLTGTMAISITETIRETLQLPAEIKWPNDILIAGKKVGGVLVELEKGSQKQSLFLVGIGLNVNITEKELPKHTRLPATSLAIENKGLVDRILFARALLQDIDKWYSILRDEHFRYIADRWKELCVTVGQKLTVTEGKTEYSGKVIDISNNGGLMLKLDNGQIKIFRGEHATINTREALPRVCDKTFKTIRE; from the coding sequence ATGCAAGACCGTTTAATCCCGGAAGAAATTACTAAGGAATTAAGGACGAAAGTCGTTGGAAGTGCCGTAGTTACTTACGAACGAACGACTTCTACGATGGATATTGCCAAAAAGATTGCACGCACGGGTTTTAAAAACGGCACCGTAATTTTTACTGAAGAACAAACTCGTGGAAGAGGACGCTCTGGTAATTCCTGGTGTTGTCCCAGGCATAAAGGTCTGCTTTTTACTCTATTACTCTCACACAATATACAACACGACCGCCTATGCTTATTAACGGGCACCATGGCTATTTCGATTACCGAAACAATCCGCGAAACTCTCCAACTGCCTGCGGAAATCAAGTGGCCTAACGACATCCTGATTGCCGGGAAAAAGGTAGGTGGTGTATTGGTAGAGTTAGAAAAGGGATCCCAAAAGCAATCGCTATTTTTGGTTGGAATTGGTCTGAATGTCAATATCACTGAAAAAGAGTTACCGAAACATACACGTCTCCCTGCAACGTCACTTGCCATTGAAAACAAAGGATTGGTAGATCGCATCCTGTTTGCAAGGGCATTGCTTCAGGATATTGACAAGTGGTATTCTATATTAAGGGATGAACATTTTCGCTACATTGCAGACCGGTGGAAGGAACTTTGTGTCACGGTAGGCCAAAAGTTAACCGTTACCGAGGGTAAAACGGAGTACAGCGGTAAGGTCATTGATATTTCCAATAACGGTGGCTTAATGCTGAAGCTCGATAATGGCCAGATAAAGATATTTCGTGGAGAGCATGCCACAATAAACACCCGAGAGGCGTTGCCTCGGGTCTGTGATAAAACATTCAAAACCATAAGAGAGTAA
- the groL gene encoding chaperonin GroEL (60 kDa chaperone family; promotes refolding of misfolded polypeptides especially under stressful conditions; forms two stacked rings of heptamers to form a barrel-shaped 14mer; ends can be capped by GroES; misfolded proteins enter the barrel where they are refolded when GroES binds): MAKQLTFNEEARAAIARGVTKLARAVKVTLGPRGRNAVLDKGYGSPTVTKDGVSVAEEIELKDPYENTGARLVREAASKTSDIAGDGTTTATVLTEAIFLEGLKCVTSGADPMALNRGMHKALDTVVEKLKEMSKKIKNQAEIASIGSIAANNDPEVGKMIADAMEKVGKDGVITVEEGKGLETSVDVVEGMQFDRGYLSPHFVTNPDSMEVEFKDPYILIYEEKISAIKGLVPLLEKIAKTGKPLLIIAEDVEGEALATLVVNKIRGTISCAAVKAPGYGDRRKAMLEDISILTEGKAIFKDLGIQLEGIDIRDLGRAKKVTIDSDNTTIIQGAGSTDAISGRIKQIRNEIDTTTSDYDREKLQERLAKLAGGVAQIFVGAATESEMKEKKARVEDALHATRAAVEEGILPGGGVALLRAAEALSDLKLKGDGAMGVDIVKNALSAPAKQIFKNAGLEGSVVVRKILESKDKAFGYDAEKETYCNLIDAGVIDPTKVARSALQNAVSIAGILLTTECIITDIPKKEEKMPMPGGGMGGMGGMGGMGM; this comes from the coding sequence ATGGCGAAGCAACTTACCTTTAATGAAGAGGCAAGGGCTGCTATTGCCCGGGGCGTTACAAAACTTGCCAGGGCAGTCAAGGTTACCCTTGGGCCAAGGGGAAGAAATGCTGTGTTGGATAAGGGATACGGAAGTCCTACAGTGACCAAGGATGGTGTTTCGGTGGCTGAGGAGATCGAATTAAAAGACCCTTATGAAAATACTGGCGCAAGGTTGGTGCGGGAGGCCGCATCCAAGACCAGTGATATTGCAGGTGACGGTACGACTACAGCAACGGTTCTTACTGAGGCTATATTTTTGGAAGGGTTGAAGTGTGTGACGTCTGGGGCAGATCCCATGGCGCTCAACAGAGGAATGCACAAGGCGCTGGATACGGTTGTAGAAAAATTAAAAGAAATGAGTAAGAAAATCAAGAACCAGGCTGAAATTGCGAGCATTGGTTCTATTGCGGCAAACAATGATCCTGAAGTTGGAAAGATGATTGCTGACGCAATGGAGAAGGTAGGAAAGGACGGTGTCATTACCGTGGAAGAAGGAAAGGGGCTTGAGACCAGTGTGGACGTGGTAGAAGGTATGCAATTTGATCGTGGCTATCTCTCCCCCCACTTCGTTACTAATCCCGATTCCATGGAGGTTGAATTTAAAGATCCATATATCTTGATTTACGAGGAAAAGATATCTGCCATCAAAGGGCTGGTTCCGCTATTGGAAAAAATAGCAAAGACCGGGAAGCCCCTTTTGATTATTGCAGAAGATGTGGAGGGAGAGGCATTAGCTACGCTGGTGGTTAATAAAATTCGGGGTACGATTAGCTGTGCCGCAGTTAAGGCCCCCGGATATGGTGACCGCAGAAAGGCTATGCTGGAAGATATTTCGATTCTTACCGAGGGTAAGGCGATATTTAAAGATCTGGGTATTCAGTTGGAAGGCATAGACATCCGTGACCTGGGACGGGCAAAAAAAGTTACCATTGATTCAGATAATACGACTATCATTCAGGGTGCAGGGAGTACCGATGCCATCTCCGGGCGTATTAAACAAATCCGGAATGAAATTGATACGACGACGTCTGATTATGATCGGGAAAAATTGCAGGAGCGTCTTGCGAAACTTGCGGGAGGCGTCGCCCAGATATTTGTTGGTGCGGCTACAGAGAGCGAGATGAAGGAAAAGAAGGCCAGGGTGGAAGATGCGCTGCACGCCACAAGGGCTGCGGTTGAAGAAGGTATCTTACCTGGCGGCGGTGTTGCGCTGCTGAGGGCTGCGGAGGCATTGAGCGACCTCAAACTGAAGGGTGACGGGGCTATGGGCGTCGATATTGTGAAGAATGCCCTGTCCGCTCCGGCAAAGCAGATCTTTAAGAACGCAGGGCTGGAGGGATCGGTGGTTGTCCGAAAGATATTAGAATCCAAAGACAAGGCATTTGGCTATGACGCTGAGAAGGAAACGTACTGCAACCTGATTGATGCGGGCGTTATAGACCCGACGAAGGTAGCGCGAAGCGCATTGCAAAATGCCGTAAGTATTGCAGGTATACTATTGACAACGGAATGTATCATTACCGACATCCCCAAGAAAGAAGAAAAGATGCCTATGCCGGGGGGTGGTATGGGCGGAATGGGTGGTATGGGTGGTATGGGAATGTAA
- a CDS encoding ParA family protein, protein MRSIALLNQKGGVGKTTTTANLGACLAMLGKKVLVIDMDPQANLSVHLGVDIHNLKYSVYNLMKGECTPEDVLLNTGVQGLDIIPANIELAGAEIELVGVVGRETVLKEYLGQVLDKYDYVLVDCPPSLGLLTLNVLTLVQELFIPLQTEFFALQGVSKLLETYEVVRKRLNHDLEITGIIFCMYTSRTRLCNEVIGKIKEYPPLGDKAFNTIIRKNIKLSESPSHGKPIVSYAPDSHGSEDYMALAKEVVQRENSRK, encoded by the coding sequence ATGAGAAGTATTGCATTGCTTAACCAGAAGGGGGGCGTGGGAAAAACCACTACAACCGCAAACTTGGGTGCATGTCTTGCAATGCTGGGCAAAAAGGTATTGGTCATAGATATGGATCCGCAGGCCAACCTGAGTGTTCATCTCGGAGTTGACATTCATAATTTGAAGTATTCAGTGTACAATCTCATGAAAGGAGAGTGTACACCAGAAGACGTGCTTTTAAACACTGGCGTTCAGGGTCTGGATATTATTCCTGCCAATATAGAACTAGCCGGAGCAGAGATTGAGCTGGTGGGCGTTGTGGGGAGGGAGACGGTACTAAAGGAATATTTAGGGCAGGTGCTTGACAAGTATGATTATGTTCTCGTCGATTGCCCGCCATCCCTTGGTTTGTTAACCCTTAATGTCCTGACATTGGTGCAAGAGTTGTTTATTCCCTTACAGACCGAATTTTTTGCGTTGCAAGGGGTAAGTAAATTGTTAGAGACGTATGAAGTTGTTCGGAAGAGATTAAATCACGATTTGGAAATTACGGGAATTATTTTCTGCATGTATACCAGCCGTACCCGTCTTTGCAATGAGGTTATCGGAAAGATTAAGGAATATCCCCCACTTGGGGATAAGGCCTTTAATACGATCATTCGAAAGAATATAAAACTCTCAGAATCGCCCAGTCATGGCAAGCCGATTGTCTCTTATGCGCCGGATTCGCACGGTTCTGAGGATTATATGGCGCTTGCAAAGGAAGTGGTGCAGCGAGAAAATAGTAGGAAATAG
- a CDS encoding FmdB family zinc ribbon protein: MPTYEYRCNSCDHSFELFQHITENPIKKCPACGRLKVVRVIGAGGGIIFKGSGFYQTDYRSEEYKSKAKKETEPVKSEKPETKAAEKK, from the coding sequence ATGCCTACATACGAATATCGGTGTAATAGTTGTGACCATTCTTTTGAATTATTCCAGCACATTACAGAAAATCCCATTAAAAAGTGTCCTGCGTGCGGGAGATTGAAGGTAGTACGGGTGATAGGGGCAGGCGGTGGCATTATTTTTAAAGGTTCTGGTTTCTATCAGACTGATTATCGCAGTGAGGAATATAAGTCAAAGGCCAAAAAGGAGACCGAGCCGGTAAAATCTGAAAAACCGGAAACAAAGGCTGCGGAAAAGAAATAA
- a CDS encoding DNA gyrase inhibitor YacG yields the protein MPRINCPHCKKELVYLNRKDLPYFPFCSEPCKLIDLGAWLDERYRIEEPMSPEALSRMEKKGGEHG from the coding sequence ATGCCAAGAATTAATTGTCCTCATTGCAAAAAGGAACTTGTCTATTTGAATAGAAAAGATTTACCGTACTTCCCTTTTTGCAGCGAACCATGCAAGCTTATTGATCTTGGAGCATGGCTGGATGAACGGTATCGTATCGAGGAACCAATGAGCCCTGAAGCGTTGAGTCGGATGGAAAAAAAAGGAGGGGAACATGGGTGA
- the groES gene encoding co-chaperone GroES yields MIRPLDDRVVIEPMEAEEKTPGGIVLPDTAKEKPMKGKIIAVGDGKMLESGKRAELLVKKGDKVLYGKYAGTEVTLDGKEYLVMRESDILAKIE; encoded by the coding sequence ATGATCAGACCATTAGATGATAGGGTGGTTATTGAACCTATGGAAGCTGAAGAAAAGACACCAGGTGGAATTGTTTTGCCTGATACAGCAAAGGAAAAGCCCATGAAAGGAAAGATTATTGCTGTGGGAGACGGAAAGATGCTGGAGAGCGGGAAAAGGGCAGAGCTTTTAGTAAAAAAGGGCGATAAAGTCCTTTACGGAAAGTATGCAGGCACCGAGGTTACTCTTGACGGTAAGGAATATCTGGTTATGAGGGAAAGTGACATTTTGGCCAAGATTGAGTAA
- a CDS encoding PocR ligand-binding domain-containing protein: MEPIRRLKINFDTEVISAIQIYLMNILNTNDVVYDVDGEMINEINASAYCKTLRFVSERKDLCLSYSRELAKSAIHFKKSFEEECPGGLTLLSMPICLDENTVIGAHCVTISNPFRSKFSVYDIAAQFHVDARILWDAVKKTPPIPKPILKIAREQVVLTTELMSKMLDRIHTLKQSEASMSKKYHDIEALFRGQRSE; encoded by the coding sequence ATGGAACCAATTAGGCGATTAAAGATCAATTTCGATACGGAAGTCATCTCTGCAATTCAAATCTACTTAATGAATATCCTGAATACCAACGACGTCGTGTACGATGTGGATGGAGAAATGATTAATGAAATCAATGCCTCTGCGTACTGCAAGACACTGCGGTTTGTCAGTGAACGAAAAGATTTATGCCTTTCCTATAGCAGGGAACTGGCGAAAAGCGCTATCCATTTCAAGAAATCCTTTGAGGAGGAGTGCCCCGGTGGTTTAACGTTGCTTTCAATGCCAATATGCCTTGACGAAAATACGGTGATAGGCGCGCATTGTGTGACGATCTCCAATCCATTTCGTTCAAAATTCAGTGTATACGATATTGCCGCACAGTTTCATGTTGATGCCCGTATCTTATGGGATGCCGTGAAAAAAACACCGCCCATACCAAAACCAATTCTGAAGATCGCCCGGGAGCAGGTTGTTTTAACAACCGAACTGATGTCAAAAATGCTTGATCGCATTCATACTTTGAAACAGAGCGAAGCGTCAATGTCAAAAAAATACCACGATATTGAGGCGCTTTTTAGGGGACAGAGGAGCGAATAA